GCCTTGCTACTAGCAAACCCCTAAGAATTCTCCAAATTCCTACTCAGGCATCTCCTTCTTTGTTACATGTTCTTTGGTGGGAGTAATCATTTCCTCCTTAATGattcctttgtttcttatatCACAGTGAGcaattattgagcacttgctgtgtaccaggcaccACACTGAGTCCTGTACATGCACTCCCTCTTAATTCTCACGAGGACACTTGGGATAGGCAATAATTTTCAaagttcccattttacagataaaaccCCTAAACGCTGAAAGGCTATGATATTCTCCCTGGATCTCAAAAGTAACAGGTGGCAGGGCCAAGTGTCAAATCCCGCTGTCTGATTCCCTGTGCTTTACCCCTAAGCTGCACCATCCCGTTACTACCCTTATTACAAAGCGCTTCATCACCTGTTTACACATCTGTCCCTCCCGTCACCCCCTAAAATCCAGGGACCATGTGACATTCACCTTGGTCTCTCTGggacccagcacagagcctggccccCCGTGAGCTCACGTGTCCGTGGAATTACACTGCTGATTCGAAGTCCCCCCTCCTGGTTCTGGCAAGGGAGGGCCTTCCCCGGTGGGCTCGCCTCCCCAGCAGCCCTTTCCCCATGTGCCCCCTGTAACCCTTGGGCTTTTCCATACACAATTTGTTACCTCTGCTGAGAGGGCATGCTCCCTCATAATTTAAGATCCAGCCCCCTTGTCACATCTGCCAGCAGCTCTTCTCCGTGTagctccccacacccccacacccccagctgcCTTCCTACCCTCCCAAAGCCCTTTGCTCAAATTTCTGCTGCGTTCCaaatccccctgcccccccccacagggTTTCCTCCTCTCGACCTTGAGTCCTTTGAGAGCAAAGACCATGGctatttatcttttattcatttggaGAGCCATCCCTGGTCGGTGCCATGAATATAGAGATGGAAAAAGACCCCATCCTGGCTGGCAGGCAGGGTAGTTGGGGAACATAGGGACCTAGTGGAAAGGGCAGAGCCAGAGGTGGAGGCTTTTCTCCTCACCGCCACTAGATGGCAGCAGGGCCACCCAGTCCTCTGCCTCTCAACTGTCTTTGCCTTTACACCGGGACGGACTCAGTTCagtaaaataaacattcaaaGAGCTTATTGACCCAGCTCTCTGCTAGATGTGCTGTCAGAAaggtgagagggagaaaaaggatcCAAAAGTGAGACCAGTGCCTAGCTGGGAAGCACAAACTCTGAAAccggactgcctgggttcaaatttcgTGCTTGGCATCTCCTAGGTTGACTTTGGtggttactcaacctctctgtgcctctgtctcctcTTGTGGAAAGTGGAGTTTATAAAagggctgctgggaggggcaGTGTCCCTGGAGTGCAGTAAGTGTGGTGTGAGGGCTTGTTGTTTTGTATGTCTGTTTCTGGGGAAGCTCACAGGTTAGAAATGGGGAGCTCAGCCCAAAGCGGGAGAGATAAGGCTGCACAGAGCCTGGCCTTggcgggggatgggggggagaAGGTGCACCTGCTAGGCCGGGGGTGGAGTTGGGGGAGGATTCATGGAGGGGGAGCTGTTTCTTTGAGATgggccaggaagggagggagggagggggctgtggagGTGAGGCTGGGCTGCATCCGGTGACAGGTGGAaggtggggctggaggagcccTCCCCAGCTCTGAGGCTGCTgcggaggggagaggagggggaagaaagctGGTGTCCTCAGACCACACCTGTTATTGGGATATTGGGATCCTTGTGTCCCTGCCAGCCCTCTTCCAATAAAGCCCCTCCAGGcctccagggagaggaggagcctTGCCATGTAAACTGTATTTTTAGTTCCCTGTGCCTCTCTCTGGCTGCTATAAgacacctctccccacccccagccccacggcTTGGCTGGAGGCTCCAGGAGGacagctggggagaaggggagacgTGGTCAGTACTATGGCTgccagggggctgggaggagTGGGGTCTCGGGCAAGCTCGGGGGTCCCGCTGCCCCATCGAGTCCACTCTGAGTCTGGCCTGGCGCTGGACCAGGAGGGCCCACTGCCAGGAAGGAGCAAGCGGAGCTGGGCGGGAGGGAGGCACTGCCCAGGCTGGCCTCCAAAGGGGCGGCTcctaggaggaggaggaggaagggaggtggtCAAGGTTGATGGGACCCTTGGCTCTGAAGGGCCAAAGTCACCCCCTCCCTTGCTGGAGTCTTAAAGTGTAGTCCCCCAGATTCGTTGCCTGCCCAAGGGCCAGCAAACTCCCAGGTCCTTGGGAGAGAGCAGGGTGTTGCCCAGCCACGTGGGGACTCAAACCTGAGTGTGTgtggaagtgggggaagggggaatgcTGGAAGCCCCTTGCTAGAGAGTTCTCTTTCTGTGCTCGAGGAGAGGCGAGAATTGCGGCCTTGAAGGTTGCGAAACTGGTCTTTTTTCACCAGACAGGCTCCTGGTTTACCTTGTCAGGGGAGTGTGCTCAGTTCAAGTCCTGGGCATGTCTAGCATGGGCCAGAAAAGTCTTCGGTGAGCCTGCAGCTTCCCTCGTGACAGAGACTCTACGGGTCCTCTCTATCCCCAAAGCATGGACAAGGGAGTGAGCGAGACAAGAAGGCATATTTTGGTTCAATATAAAGGAAACGCTTTAAAGGTTTAGGTAGTGAGCTCGTTGCTCCTAGGAGTATTCAAGCAGATGCTGGATGATGATCTGTAAGGAAAATTCCTGCATGTCGTGGGAACTTGGACAAGAGGCCGTCCAAGTCCTCTGTTAGCTTCAAGACACGATGGCCCTATACTTACTTCTCCACTTCTCTACCTCTGTCTTTCTACGACTCTGGAGTCTAGCGCCCCTTTCCAGAGTGGCCAAGGTTGAAGACTTTGGCGCTCCAGAATTTTAACTCTGGGATCTCAAGACCCTAAAATGTGAAGACTTGAGAATGATCCTACACGTCTGAGATTTTTACATTCAAAGGATCCTGTGAcatgagaggagaaagaggatggGGCAGATCCGACTTGGAGCAATGCAGTTTTGCCCTGCTGGGTGTCAAACCAGCCCACctctgtgcgtgtgcgtgtgcgacACGCGAGTCGAAGGCTGCTGGAGGTTTTCCTATTTCGTGCATCTCCAGCTTCCTTGCCCCGGCCATTTGAAGACTGTCGCAGGGATAATTATAGCCCCCAAACAAAGCTGGCGACTCCAGGTAGCCATGGCAACTGTTAGGTAATGCCTGTTCTGTTGTAGAAATGTATAAGTGCAAACAGATGTCGGCTCCTTCCTATTAGCTTAAATGGTAAAACTTAAAAGGTCCATCGACTTCAAAGCCACAGGTCTCCGCGAGCACGCCAGTTAATGGGGCCGCCTGCCAAGGGATGACAGCTAAGTATTAAACCCTTTAGCATCGGTAATGATTTGATGAGCTTTTAAATGCTCAGGCTGTCCCCAGACAGCTCGGAGGCTGGAGATGGCAGAGCTGTGGCTTCAGATTGGATCCAGCTCCTGCTTACCAGCCCCGGGTGGCGGGCGCACATCCTTGCCAGGGCCCTGTTCCCTTACCGCCCGATGGGGCACCGCgccgccctgccctgccctgccctgccgtGCCACCGCGCGGGGCTCAGCCTCCTGCGAGTGACCGGGACAAGGGGCTGCAGCTGCTGAGGGTCTGAGCCCTTGGCAGACCCTCCCAGAGTTGCCTTTCCTCTTGTTTCTAGACCTGGCCCAGAGTAAGCCCTTAGTCCAGGGCTGCTGAACAAATAGACATAGGAtagcccccgcccccagcctcctgcccatCCCTGTCTCCTCCTTAGCTACTACTGATTCTGCAATTACAGCCTCCACTGGGAACGGCGGATGGGCTCTGCATCCCCGGGTTAACAGGAGCCTCGTGCGGGACTCCTGGAGCTCGGTGTCCTGGTTAGAAAGGAACTAGTTCAAGAAATCAATAGATGGGGCTCACCAAAAGGACACATGAGGGGTCCTATAGGAAGTGGCAACTCATGGTGATCCCCAAATGGTAATTGGGCCCGGCTTGGCAGAGAATGGAGTGAACTCTGGACCCCTAGGTTACACTAAAGAGCGTTCCGCTTGGGGTTCTTACTCGGTGCTGGCCATGAAACGGACTCTCTTCAATGCCGCATTTCCTACCACCTAGACAATTCTTGCCAAAGACCCTGTTCATATTTTGCAAAGGGGATCTGATTGGTGTAGCTAATAGGCACTGGCTGTTGGACAAAGCCCTGCCATTGGCTGCCTCAGGTTTCGTGACTGCCCCAGTCCAGTCACCTGTGACTGGGGGTAGTGTGGGGGAAAGAACCATGACCTACGTGGTCatggaggggctggggcagggcagtTGCTTTTAGAAAGAGCTGTGTATGTGGGGTAGTCATACCTGCCGTGTCTGATACAGACCCAGGACAGCCAAGACACTTGCTCATTCTTTCTGAACCTCATTGTCCACAGCTATAAAATGGGGTGATGCTAATTACCTTGTAGGGCCATTGTGAAAATCAGATGTAATCCTGCCCAAGGAGGCACTTGGTAGACTGTAAAATCCTGTGTAGATGGAAGGAAGGGCCTGTGTGCCTCGATCATAGCATTACATCAACTGTACTGCAAgctttttccttttgtctcccCAAGCTCCTGTGAGTTTCTTGAACACAAGGATGTGTTCGTTTAGTTTTGTTGTCCTCGGCACGTAGCGGTTTCCACCACACAGTAGGTATTCTGTGATTATGTGTTGGACGGatgatggatggacggatgatgGATGGGTGagcaggtgggtggatggatggatggacggataaatggatgatgggcagaggatagatggatggatggtgggtaAATATAAAGAAGGCCGATCATCTTCACTTGCCTTTCGTACGAGGCcatctatatttttattcaacaaacatttactccGTTCTGATTTGGTACCGGGCCCTGTGTGAAGTCTGAGAGATCACATAAGTGAATAAAACAGAGCTCCTGCTGGTCTGAAAATCAAAATAAGGTATTCAGGAGCCTGGACTCAAGAGCCTGactttctgggttcaaatcccaggtctcTACCATCAactatgtgaccttggcaagCGTCCCAAACTTCTTCTCGATTAAACGAAGATAATGTTATATCTATCATAGAGATAGGGCTGTCGAGGGATTAAACAAATTACCAATGTAAAGGGCTCAGAGCGGTATCGGCTGCTGCTTACACTCACGGCGGAGCCAGCATGGAAGCTAAGAAATATGGCGCAATGAAGGAAACAGCTCAACAGGAGTACCTACGAGTAAATGGAAGGAGCAAGAAATTAATTGGGCCTCAAGGGGGGAGGTCAAGCAAAATTTCTCAGAAGGAAATATTTGAGCAAGGTCATGAAGGCCACGAAGCCAGGAGTTTTCTGGATGGAGTGGGAAAATTCAGACTCCGAGAGGCTATGGACTGGCCTGGGTTCGCCCACCTCTGAGCAGGAACCACCTTGGCTCCTTCCCCCCAACTGCTGGCTGGGTGAGGGGCGCTCTGGCAGAGTGGGAGGACTGTGGACAAGGAGACTGTGAAGGGCCAGCCCCAGGGCCAGCCAGAGTGCTGCTGCCGAGCTTGGAAATATGACAGTTCCCCCTGGGATGGTTGACAACAGGGAGAGTTGAGTTTCAGGCTGTTGGCGTCAGCCTTGGTGGTGCCCTTTCTGCTGGCCTCTGAGACTCCAGACAgtggcccagcctcctccctgctcttgccacacacacaaacacccccaCGCCCCTGTGGCCTGAGTTGTCCTACCTCCCCACAATGGCACCTGACCCAAAATAGCTTCCATGTGAGAgctacagaaaggaaaagattagACCCCGcatgaaagggagggaggaggaggaggaggagaaagagtgagcaagccGTCAAGTGATCTGTGCCAAGCTTCAGGGAAAGTATAAAATCCCTTTGGGGCCAGGCGATCTCAAACCCCAGCTGTCAGAGCCAGGACACCGAGTCAGCCCGGACTTgctctttttgtcttcttcagaCCACACCATGGGGCTCAGCGACGGGGAATGGCAGTTGGTGCTGAACGTCTGGGGGAAGGTAGAGGCTGACCTCGCGGGCCATGGGCAGGAGGTCCTCATCAGGTAAAAGGAAGAGATCCCATTGCCTCTGTCACCCACTCCCCAAAGATCAAGGGTATGTGTCTATAGGGTGGAACGTTTGCCTGGGGTTGACCAGTTGGCTACGTCAATTGCGTTTATTAAAACCCCCACTTGATTCTTCTTTGCTCGTAAGTGTCAGGGACTTGAgtccagaaaggaagagaggaaaagagatcCAGCTCATTCCTGTGTCAGCAGCAGGAGAAGCCTGGTGCTCAAACCCTGGATGCCTAGCACCTACCAAGAGGAATCCTAGAATTGTAGACATTGATTACAAGGGCCCTGAGAGATCTTGTACAGCCACTTCACTTAATGGCGGAGGACAAAAAGGACCTGAGAGGAACAGGACCTCCCTCAAGTCACAAGTCCATTAAGGTCTCTGAACTGTCAAGACTAAGACGTGGTCTTCAAGATGAGACCCGTGGCTCTAGAATGGGCTCTGCCACTGagctgctgtgtgacctttgggaAGGTACACAGCCTCTCTGGGTCCAATTTCCTCTCCTATACAATGGGAGGAAATGCTAATATCTACATTTTAGAGTGGAAGTGAGAATTGAATAAGATCGTGCATGTAGAGGGCCTGGCACTGTTCCTGGAATATGGCAGGTTCTGGAGGGTGTTAGTAATTGTTATGGATGGAACCAGACTAAGGACCTTCACTGCACTAGGATTAGACAACAAAAGACAGAGGCCCATTCGTGACATTTGATGTTGAGGAAGTCTTGAATTTGAGAACTCTGAATGGGGCGGTCTCCAAGCTTATCTTCACTGCTACAGCAAGGGGTTCCTgaataaacaaaagagaacaaaattccAAGCTTTGTACATAAAGAATGGCctgtgggattttattttttcattgcccTGAACCCCAGATAGTGCTAGATCCCTCTTCTCCTGATCTCGTGCTCTGGGCCAGCGCAAGTCAAATATCTAATGGGGCATAAATCAACGTGTCTGCATCTGGGAGCAAGTGGACCCCGGAGCTGCCACGAGGGAATGGATTGTGGTTCACACTTCAATTACAGATGAGTTTCTCCTTCTTTGGGAGCCaggttttcctttccattcagaTGTCTTTTCAGTCTCCCTTGGGCTTCACTCATTTCCAGCTCCCATGTCTGGGGAGAAGGCCAGTCCCGTGAGCTCTGCGATCCGAAGTCCGAGCCCTTAGTGGTCCACGCTAGAAACACTTGGGGAAGGATGGTCAAGTTCTGTTGATGCTGGCTGGCATCCTGGGGGTGTTCCCTTATGTCTTTCTCCTCCTGTCCCTGACAGCAGGCTGCTGGGGCTGCGACAGGTCCTGTTTCGTAGGACAGAAGTTCCCCCAAGTTGATATCTGCTCCTCAGCCCcgtttgctgtgtgaccttggacaagttcctCCTCCTTTCTGGGTCCCCTTTGCCTACTGGTTGAGTGAAGCGATTGTCCGCCAGGGTCTCTGAAGCCCCTTTCTGCTCTCATGCCTTGGCATTCCCTGAGCCTGTGCTCCTGCCTTGCTTTTGGAGAGGAGAGTCGGGGTAGTTGGGGTTGGGGACCAATTTGCAAAGCACGAGTCCCTCCAAAGTGATCTGGGGGCTGCCAGCCCCCAAGGCAGGGACTTGAAGGAGGCTTGGGGTATTATGTCATCAAGGGAAACattccctccctgcccagggtGGATCAGGGAGACCTGCCAGTGGCCAGGGGCCAGGGATGAGATGTGATGCCTGCGATTCCGGCCCCTGGAAGGTCCCAGAAAGACCAATGTCTTGTCACGTCTTAGGCCATGGGATGTGCAGAGACCATGCCAACTGGTTCTGCCCTCTTAGCGTTTGGGGTCTGGGGAGGAGGGCTCCCCTGCGTgtagagggtggggaggggtgcctaCTCCCAGGGCTGCACGTGCCTCTGTGGGAGCTGGCCTCTTGGTTCTGTTCCAGATGCTGAGCCTGGGCTTCCTTACTGACCTTGGCAAGgtcatttctcctcttcccctgaTTCTAAAAGACAGTGGATTCTGCTCAGCTGAGCCTGCTAACAGAACACAGAGGAGGGCTTCACTCCAAGTACATGATCACAAAGGTCTAGAACATAAAAGCCAGAAGCTCAGTTGGAGAGCCTGGCTCTAGGAGAGGGGGGtccaggagggagggggctgccGAGTGTGCCCCTGCCTTTCCTTCTCTTGCCCAAACCCTTTTCACTTTATTTGTGCATTTGGACAAAGAATTTTGAGGCCATCAAAAGTTTAAGAATCGCTGCTGGTGGCCAATACTTCCCATGTTACAGGGAGGAAACAGGGTCTGAGGGTCTCAGCCAGCCAGGGGCGGCTATAGACAGAACTCCAAATTCCCGATCCTGATGACGATGACGATGACAGTGACAGTGGTGGCCATGGCGGTGATAATGGTGGTAGCAAAAATGAGGAGGCGGAAGGACAGCAAATATTTACCCAGTACACACCGCCTGGCTCTGTGTATATTAACTCACTAAAGCCTCCCAAGTGCCTTGTGAGGTAGATACTACGATCACCACCccgaacagagaggttaagtgacttgcccaaagtcacacagctggaattcaaacccaggcagtgtgGACCCCCGCTTATCACATGCCTGCTCTGGGGCCCCATGCTACACAGCAGAGAGGGGACCCCTCCTCAGTCCGGTTCTTCAGTCTGGAGCAGAGAAGGTGCTCTGCAGGTCCGAGTCCTCTAGTCCTCCAGGTGGGTGTCCAATCGGGCCTCAGGTCAGAGGACAGCTGGGAGGTGGCCTCCTTTCTCGCTGACTTGCCTGCAGGCCTGTGATAGGCAAGGCAGGTGGACACAGGAGGGAAGATGACAACACGAGGCAAGTGAGGGCTTCTGCAACGGTGGAGGAAATCTGTCCGTCCTTCTCCACGGGGTGAGGGCTTCCTTTGTCCATTCGCAGGGACCTGCCCTTAGGTAAATCCACATGTGGCCTTCTGTGGCTGCCGGGGCCTCCCAGCTGCAAGACTGTGGGCCGAGGAAGGGAGGCAGCTGAGTGGTTCCAGAATGATCTGGTGGGCATGGATTAGATCAATTTTCCCACTCCGATGAAGGTAAATCTGGGCTTCCTTGCTGGCTCACAGGTGGAGAGTGGAAGGTGAGGCAGGGGTCAAGCCTTAGAATTTGGAGGCTGAAATATCAGCTAGACCAACGCTTTTGGTTTATAGATGGGTAAACCAAGACCCAGAGAAGTTGAGTGACTTCTTCAACGTCACCCAGCACATTGGAGACAGAGCAGGGACCAGAACTCAGCTTCCATAATTCTTAGTCCCGTGTCCTTTCTCCCACACATCTGGGGGCCTCCCAGAATATCTGAGACCCCTGGCTGCCTTGGGTACCAGGTCCTTGGCCCTCATCTGCCCCAGAGAGGCTCTCTCCCATGTCCTGACCTCCGTCTGACCTTCCCCTGTAGGTGCTAGATCTCCCATCTGTCAGGCAGGAGTTCAAGGATCATTGTCACCAGATAATAATAGGAGTTCAGGGACCCTCGAGCAAAAAGTGCCAGAGATGAGCTGTCAGTGAGGCACAGGGCTTGGCGGGGTCCGGGGAGGGGGTTGGTGAGGTGGTGACATTGGGCAGGGCGTGGACAGCCCCAGGCATTCTAGGGAAACAGGAGGGGTTCGTTCCTGGGAGAAGGGCGAGCTCCCTGTCGGTGCGAGCTGGTGCACActtgtgtgtgtctgggtgtgcaTGCACGTGAATATGGGTGTGTGCTGTGAGATGCTTCCACAAACTGGAGTGTGTCCCCAGCAGGGCTGGAGgctgtggcagagccaggaaggTAGGCAAGAAGGACTTTCCAAGGACCTGAAGCCATTAGACAGGAGGAGGGAAAGCCTGGGCACACAGGGTCACTCCCGCAAACATTTCAGGGCGTGACACAAGACACAGAGAGCATGAGCTCTAGAACCATCCAGTCTCTGCGGTGGGCTTTGCCACCGGCCAGCCCTGTGACCCTGGGCACGTCACTTACCTCTGTGGTCCGTTCACCCACAGGTGAAATGGGGAGAACCATGGCCATTTGGGCTGCAGGTAGGACTCCCTTTAATAACATCTACCTTTCCACAGCAGGAAACGCTGAGGTCTGAGGGTACAGGTGCTACTTGGGTTCACGGGCAGAGTCCCTCTGCTTTCAactccctggctccctggcagGAGCAGGGACCCGGTCTTTGGCAGGTGGCTCCCCCCTGGCCTCACCACCCATACTGTGAGGAGCCTAGGAGGGACAGGGTGTCTGAGCAAAACAAGCCAGAGATTTCTGAGCCTGAGAGCCAATCTGGAGTGGAGTGGCCCTCACAGGTAGTAGTGAGCCTCCTATAGCTGAAAGTATTCAAGCAACCGAAGGATGATCCCTAGGCAGGAAGCTGCAGAGATGGTCCCCTGCCTGGTCTGTTTTTTGAGTCACTCAGACCTGTTTTGGGCTGGCCTTTCCGCACAGCAGCCCTGTAATGTCGAGTTACGCCTTCCcacctctgagcctctgttccctcatctgtaaagtgggaatagtGGGACCCCAAAGGGGGTGTAggtgcagagcctggcacagcgcctggcacacaggaggtaCTCAACAAACCCAGGGTCCTCGGGCCCCGgtacccccacctccccctcctctacCCGTTTCCAGTTAGTCCCCTACTCTCCGAACAACTTAGAGAAAATGGGGGTGAAGCCAGGGACCCGTGCAGACATGtgcttccctcctgcctctcacaGCAGCAATGCTGAAGAGGCAGGTCGTGAGGATGAAAACTAGTCATAAAGGGGAGACTTCCTACGGCGCACTGCACACGCTCCGCGTGTATGCTCTCATTTAGTCGCAGCGCTGCTGCTACGGGTAGGGACTGGTTATCCCCTTTGCTTGGATGAGGAagcagaagcacagagaggtagagtgacttgcccaaggtcacacagctgagaagTAGGGAAGCCCAGCCTGGCACTCGGGTCTGGCCACCTCCAGACCCCACTGCGCGTTCCTGCGTCTGACGCCCACCCTCCTTGTACCCACAGGCTCTTCAAGGGCCACCCCGAGACCCTGGAGAAGTTCGACAAGTTCAAGCATCTGAAGTCAGAGGATGAGATGAAGGGTTCTGAGGACCTGAAGAAGCATGGCAACACGGTGCTCACCGCCCTGGGGGGCATCCTCAAGAAGAAGGGGCATCATGAGGCGGAGCTGAAGCCCCTGGCTCAGTCACATGCCACCAAGCACAAGATCCCCATCAAGTAcctggaggtgggaggcagggcagggacaggTGGGAGGGCGGAAGGACAGGCCTCCGAGGGATGTGATTTGGGTTCGAGTCCCCACTCGGCCCACGATGTTCCTTTTTGTGCCCCGGTGCCCTCAACCATAAACTGAGCTGTCGCCCACTTTGCCTTCCTCCTGGGGTCACTGAGAGTAAACCCACTTCTCCCCCAAATCAGTATGTCAtctgggggaagaaggggagggtggCTATTGGGTGCACCCCCTGCATTCCCCTCACGGGAAGGCACCATTATTGTACCCGCTGggcagatgagtaaactgaggcacaaggagggCATTAGCTTGTCCATGGCACACTCCCGGGATTCAAACTAGGGCTCTGTTCCTCCAGACCCCGCCCCCCCGCTGCAGTCCTAACCCCTGAAACACGGGGAGCCCCAGTATGGTAGccggggctccatcctggggtggggtggccaGCAGACTGGCGCCACTCATTCTGGCatctttacaaatgaaaaaagagagagcccTGGTGTCCTAGGCAAAGGGAATTGATCTGAACCTCCTGTAATGGGCTGAGAAGTTGGGTGGGCAGGGGAGAGCCTGAGCTGCGGGTCCTGCCTTTATaagcagtgggaggaggggtgtggagggagggagcacTGAGATCTGGGGGATAAAGGGCCTGAGGGATAGGTGCAACCTGTGGGAACGGGAGCAGCGGGCAGGCTGGTGCAGTGATGAGGATAAAGATCGTGGTCATAGCTACCTGTGAGGATGGGCCATGGTAAGCATTCACCTAGATCGCTGCATAGAATTCTCACAGTCTCCCCGAGGTGAGGAACTGCACCTAAGGTCTTCTTTTGTCTCCGACACAAAGGAAGTTCAGAGGTGGGGCGTCCAGATCTGGTATGGACAGCCACCAGGGATGCAGGCTCTTTCTGTGCTACCAAAGTTGTCATGAGTCCTCACACTTGActcatggtccaagatggctgctaGAGCTCCAGCCATCTGGTCC
This Ursus arctos isolate Adak ecotype North America unplaced genomic scaffold, UrsArc2.0 scaffold_21, whole genome shotgun sequence DNA region includes the following protein-coding sequences:
- the MB gene encoding myoglobin isoform X2, with protein sequence MKGSEDLKKHGNTVLTALGGILKKKGHHEAELKPLAQSHATKHKIPIKYLEFISEAIIQVLQSKHPGDFGADAQGAMRKALELFRNDIAAKYKELGFQG
- the MB gene encoding myoglobin isoform X1 — translated: MGLSDGEWQLVLNVWGKVEADLAGHGQEVLIRLFKGHPETLEKFDKFKHLKSEDEMKGSEDLKKHGNTVLTALGGILKKKGHHEAELKPLAQSHATKHKIPIKYLEFISEAIIQVLQSKHPGDFGADAQGAMRKALELFRNDIAAKYKELGFQG